Proteins from one Triticum aestivum cultivar Chinese Spring chromosome 7A, IWGSC CS RefSeq v2.1, whole genome shotgun sequence genomic window:
- the LOC123148936 gene encoding uncharacterized protein, giving the protein MAAAAASHLDGGTKRRRKDEEVEAGAEAAEDRISELPEALRLHVLCLLPLKSAIRTGALSTRWRSLWTHRWPAPSSLDFRLGIGDSPHPLLETLERRGWRRLQRFALSFGIGAFKAEHFRRCLDLAIACAVEDLHVHRVHHFFARFYKFRLPLGDPHLARLSFRYISVDLPDSFSARSHRFTALEVIHLRCVHISDDTVSSLVAACPLLHTLDLRYCEGLDSVSVAAAGAHLSSLTVAECDPCTDVVLADEASGLRSFRYSGAYMPAYSIPATITSLADLYICFGASNRRRRLSGTRIRFYGQEAHACELRRNWLQLLTSLSNLTVLTLCSSILRRLSAKARARLAATGAAPCKLLDLRELQLLMFEVEINNMNDIYSFLVACCGPRLERLFVQLPTINYPYEPEDEPSGSESEEFGSMGELSYQEAHGEGELDDDLSEGEATEKDGLEEQLSEGDALEEDEIEEELSEGEELEEELSEGNELVEELSGGEPPEEKQSQKQGSMEEQSDGGQSEEETLEHGDVFENLMLLKMMNFMGRDNEMQLVSLVLKKATSLKQLILFTPKINHPEELHKDHMNTSHLLERKLFSLRRASPNAQIVLSEPDDSAVQPLHEALVKIY; this is encoded by the exons atggcggcggcggcggcgtcccatCTGGACGGTGGCACGAAGCGGCGGCGGAAGGACGAGGAAGTAGAAGCAGGCGCGGAGGCGGCAGAGGACCGCATCTCGGAGCTGCCGGAGGCGCTGCGGCTGCACGTCCTCTGCCTGCTCCCGCTCAAATCCGCCATCCGCACGGGCGCGCTCTCCACCCGGTGGCGCTCCCTCTGGACGCACCGCTGGCCGGCGCCCTCCTCCCTCGACTTCCGCCTCGGCATCGGCGACTCCCCGCACCCGCTCCTCGAAACCCTAgagcggcgcgggtggcggcgcctCCAGCGGTTCGCCCTCTCCTTCGGCATCGGCGCGTTCAAGGCCGAGCACTTCCGCCGCTGCCTCGACCTCGCCATCGCCTGCGCCGTCGAGGACCTGCACGTCCACCGCGTGCACCACTTCTTCGCCCGCTTCTACAAGTTCCGGCTCCCGCTGGGtgacccccacctcgcccgcctcTCGTTCCGCTACATCAGCGTCGACCTCCCCGACTCCTTCTCCGCCCGCTCCCACCGCTTCACCGCTCTCGAGGTCATCCACCTCCGCTGCGTCCACATCTCCGACGACACAGTCAGCAGCCTGGTCGCCGCGTGCCCCCTCCTCCACACCCTCGATTTGCGCTACTGCGAAGGCCTCGACTCCGTCAGCGTCGCGGCGGCCGGGGCGCACCTGAGTAGCCTCACCGTTGCAGAGTGCGATCCGTGCACCGACGTTGTTTTGGCCGATGAGGCATCCGGTCTGCGCTCATTCCGCTACAGCGGTGCCTACATGCCCGCCTACAGCATCCCGGCCACCATCACTAGTCTTGCTGACCTTTACATCTGCTTCGGAGCATCTAACCGCCGGCGACGCTTGTCAGGCACCAGAATCCGGTTTTATGGACAGGAGGCTCACGCTTGCGAGCTGCGCAGAAACTGGCTTCAACTACTAACCAGTCTGTCCAACCTCACCGTGCTTACCCTCTGCAGCAGTATCCTACGG AGACTGTCTGCCAAAGCTCGTGCCAGATTAGCTGCCACAGGCGCTGCACCATGCAAATTGCTGGATTTGAGAGAGCTTCAGCTACTGATGTTCGAAGTGGAGATCAACAACATGAACGACATTTACTCTTTCCTTGTGGCATGCTGTGGCCCTCGTTTGGAGAGGCTATTTGTGCAG CTTCCGACAATCAATTATCCATATGAGCCAGAGGATGAACCATCAGGATCAGAGTCAGAGGAATTTGGATCAATGGGAGAGCTATCATACCAAGAGGCACATGGGGAAGGTGAGCTGGATGACGACTTGTCAGAAGGAGAAGCAACAGAGAAAGATGGGCTAGAGGAACAGCTGTCAGAGGGAGATGCCCTGGAGGAAGATGAGATAGAGGAAGAGTTGTCAGAGGGAGAAGAACTAGAGGAAGAGCTTTCAGAGGGAAATGAACTAGTGGAAGAGTTGTCAGGGGGAGAGCCACCTGAGGAAAAGCAATCACAGAAACAGGGGTCAATGGAAGAGCAATCTGATGGAGGGCAATCAGAGGAAGAGACACTAGAGCACGGCGATGTCTTTGAGAACCTTATGTTGCTCAAAATGATGAATTTCATGGGACGCGACAATGAGATGCAGCTAGTAAGCCTTGTGTTGAAGAAGGCTACTAGTCTCAAGCAACTGATACTATTTACTCCCAAGATTAATCACCCAGAAGAGCTCCACAAGGATCATATGAATACTTCCCATTTGCTTGAAAGAAAACTATTTTCTCTCAGAAGGGCCTCGCCAAATGCTCAGATAGTTCTCAGCGAGCCTGATGATAGTGCAGTCCAGCCGTTGCATGAGGCTTTAGTCAAGATTTACTGA
- the LOC123148937 gene encoding external alternative NAD(P)H-ubiquinone oxidoreductase B1, mitochondrial, protein MGFSFFASRAAARFLEDIRRPSSAGVSTAALLLTAASGGGIVAYADSARAEEAPEPPPRKKKVVVLGTGWAGTSFLKNLDSSRYEVKVISPRNYFAFTPLLPSVTCGTVEARSVVEPIRRMFEKKGKDVAYYEAECFKIDPTKKAVHCRSAVGTNLDGNGDFMVDYDYLVVALGATVNTFNTPGVMEHCHFLKEVEDAQKIRKSVIDCFERASIPNISEEEKRKILHFVIIGGGPTGVEFAAELHDFLVEDLVKLYPAIEQFVKITIIQSGEHILNTFDQRIAVFAESKFQRDGIELSTGFRVIKVSDDSITVKCKSSGVETLVPYGMAVWSAGIGTRPVITDFMSQVGQGKRRALATNEWLRVPECDSVYAIGDCSSISQRKIMEDISTIFKVADKDNSGTLTLKEINDVLEDICIRYPQVELYMKSMHMVDIADLIKGGVGDSNKESMVVNIEEFKKALSHVDSQVKTVPATAQVAAQQGYYLADCFNKKDHCIEHPEGPLRLTGSGEGHHNFRPFRYKHLGQFAPLGGEQAAAELPGDWVSMGHSTQWLWYSVYASKQVSWRTRVLVVSDWTRRFIFGRDSSRI, encoded by the exons ATGGGCTTCTCCTTCTTCGCCTCTCGCGCTGCCGCCAGGTTCCTGGAGGACATCCGGCGCCCCTCCTCCGCCGGCGTCTCCACCGCGGCGCTCCTCCTCACGGCCGCCAG CGGCGGAGGCATTGTGGCCTATGCCGACTCCGCCAGGGCGGAGGAGGCTCCGGAGCCACCGCCcaggaagaagaaggtggtggtgctcGGCACCGGCTGGGCCGGCACCTCCTTCCTCAAGAACCTCGACTCCTCCCGCTACGAGGTGAAGGTCATCTCGCCCCGCAACTACTTCGCGTTCACGCCCCTGCTGCCCAGCGTCACCTGCGGCACCGTGGAGGCGCGCAGCGTCGTCGAGCCGATACGGAGGATGTTCGAGAAG AAGGGGAAAGATGTCGCGTATTATGAAGCAGAGTGCTTCAAAATCGATCCGACGAAGAAAGCCGTCCACTGCCGCTCTGCTGTTGGTACCAATTTGGATGGGAATGGCGATTTCATGGTTGATTATGATTACTTGGTCGTCGCTCTTGGGGCTACTGTCAATACATTTAACACTCCTGGTGTGATGGAGCATTGCCACTTTCTGAAG GAAGTGGAGGATGCCCAAAAGATTCGGAAGAGTGTGATAGACTGCTTTGAAAGGGCGTCAATTCCTAACATCAGCGAAGAGGAGAAAAGGAAGATCCTTCACTTTGTGATTATTGGTGGTGGACCTACTGGGGTTGAATTTGCTGCGGAGTTGCATGATTTTCTTGTCGAAGATCTGGTGAAGCTATATCCTGCAATTGAACAATTTGTGAAGATAACAATTATTCAATCAGGAGAACATATATTGAATAC GTTTGACCAAAGGATAGCTGTGTTTGCTGAATCAAAGTTCCAAAGAGATGGCATCGAGTTGAGTACAGGATTCAGAGTGATAAAGGTCTCCGATGATTCAATTACAGTGAAGTGCAAATCATCTGGTGTAGAAACATTGGTGCCGTATGGGATGGCTGTTTGGTCTGCTGGCATTGGTACTCGCCCCGTCATTACAGACTTCATGAGTCAAGTTGGTCAG GGCAAACGACGTGCCTTGGCAACTAATGAATGGTTAAGAGTTCCTGAGTGTGATAGTGTCTATGCAATTGGTGACTGTTCTTCAATAAGTCAAAGGAAAATAATG GAGGACATTTCAACAATATTTAAAGTAGCAGACAAGGATAACTCTGGCACCTTGACACTGAAAGAAATAAACGATGTTCTAGAAGATATTTGTATAAGATACCCTCAAGTAGAACTGTATATGAAAAGTATGCACATGGTTGACATTGCTGATTTGATAAAAGGTGGCGTAGGTGATTCCAACAAGGAGTCGATGGTGGTTAACATAGAGGAGTTCAAAAAAGCTCTGTCTCATGTCGACTCCCAAGTTAAAACTGTTCCGGCGACTGCTCAG GTTGCTGCGCAACAAGGGTATTATCTTGCTGACTGCTTTAACAAAAAGGATCACTGCATAGAGCATCCAGAAGGTCCGTTGCGCCTGACGGGGTCAGGGGAAGGGCATCACAATTTCCGCCCATTCCG GTACAAGCATCTTGGGCAATTCGCGCCCTTGGGCGGGGAGCAAGCCGCGGCAGAGCTCCCGGGCGACTGGGTCTCCATGGGCCACAGCACCCAGTGGCTCTGGTACTCCGTTTACGCAAG CAAGCAGGTGAGCTGGCGCACTCGGGTCCTGGTGGTATCCGACTGGACCCGGAGGTTCATATTCGGGAGGGACTCGAGCCGGATCTAG